In Thermodesulfobacteriota bacterium, the following are encoded in one genomic region:
- the yqeC gene encoding selenium cofactor biosynthesis protein YqeC translates to MVSLRKALTLEKGGVVSFTGAGGKTSLMFRIAHELSNAGESVLTTTTTKIMMPSKDQSPHVILSDSCKEVLDQTKFLIKDHLHISAASQRADTPEGKISGFEPEVIDEISKSGIFQWILVEADGAARKSLKAPAFYEPVIPDSSGWIVGIIGLKSIGKPLEERWVFRHELFAELTGLKHKDPVSEESVAAALIDKNGIMKGCPSHAKKVVFLNMADNTMLVESGRKIVNIICKIRPDRVKRVVIGRALHQSPVVEYHDVSEP, encoded by the coding sequence ATGGTATCCTTGAGGAAAGCGCTGACTCTTGAAAAAGGCGGTGTGGTCAGTTTTACCGGTGCAGGTGGAAAAACGAGCCTGATGTTTAGAATTGCCCATGAGCTTTCCAATGCAGGAGAGTCGGTTTTGACCACCACCACCACTAAAATTATGATGCCTTCCAAAGATCAGTCGCCTCATGTGATCCTGTCTGACTCTTGTAAAGAAGTGCTGGATCAAACAAAATTTCTGATAAAAGATCATCTTCACATCTCTGCCGCTTCTCAACGAGCAGATACTCCTGAGGGAAAAATCAGTGGGTTCGAGCCTGAAGTCATTGATGAAATCAGCAAATCAGGAATTTTTCAATGGATACTGGTGGAAGCAGATGGAGCTGCCCGAAAATCTCTGAAAGCGCCTGCTTTTTATGAGCCGGTTATTCCAGACTCTTCAGGTTGGATTGTGGGAATTATTGGTTTGAAGAGCATTGGCAAACCCCTGGAGGAAAGGTGGGTGTTCAGGCACGAATTATTTGCCGAACTCACCGGACTCAAACATAAAGATCCGGTTAGCGAAGAGTCGGTTGCCGCAGCATTGATTGATAAAAACGGGATTATGAAAGGCTGTCCTTCCCATGCAAAAAAAGTTGTGTTTTTGAATATGGCGGATAATACAATGTTGGTGGAGTCAGGAAGAAAAATTGTCAATATCATTTGCAAAATCCGACCTGACAGAGTGAAAAGAGTGGTTATCGGAAGAGCCTTACACCAATCACCTGTGGTAGAATATCATGATGTGAGCGAGCCCTAA
- a CDS encoding XdhC/CoxI family protein: MENHFEEISNYLQQGKKLILARIIKQRGSIPRAAGTQCLVLEDGSLKGTIGGGLLEYRVMERAKECLKKKKSSVMHFELTGDEVAQTDMLCGGSADVYLEPLFPRNAVAGEIFKRIGSLINEGRKGVLLTLVSDGIGPVDDKSRLLIEEDGSTTGEIGIIPGGDKKRWAQFLKIKTPKLTEMEKGKESVFVEPIRPYDILYLFGAGHVSTFVASLASMVGFRVIVIDDRKEFANRERFKQADELIVLPFSDVFEKIHISSSSYIVIITRGHIQDLNVLREALKRSDGYIGMIGSKRKREKIYQALMEEGVSDERLKQVHSPIGLDIDAETPEEIAVSIVAELIQARASSDRDP, encoded by the coding sequence ATGGAAAACCATTTTGAAGAAATCAGTAACTATTTGCAGCAGGGAAAAAAGTTGATACTGGCGCGGATTATTAAACAGAGGGGATCCATTCCGCGGGCTGCCGGAACCCAATGCCTCGTTTTGGAAGATGGTTCTCTGAAAGGCACCATCGGTGGGGGGCTTCTGGAATACAGGGTTATGGAAAGGGCGAAGGAGTGTTTAAAAAAGAAGAAATCGAGTGTCATGCATTTTGAGCTGACCGGGGATGAAGTGGCCCAAACCGATATGCTTTGCGGAGGGAGCGCTGATGTCTACCTGGAACCTTTATTTCCCCGTAATGCTGTTGCAGGGGAAATATTTAAAAGAATCGGCAGCCTGATAAATGAAGGTCGCAAAGGGGTACTCCTGACCCTGGTTTCAGATGGAATTGGGCCGGTTGATGATAAAAGCCGCCTTTTGATTGAAGAAGATGGATCAACCACGGGTGAAATAGGGATCATTCCCGGGGGAGATAAAAAAAGATGGGCACAATTTCTTAAAATCAAGACACCGAAGTTAACAGAAATGGAAAAAGGAAAAGAATCGGTTTTTGTTGAGCCCATCAGGCCTTATGATATTCTATACCTCTTCGGTGCCGGGCATGTATCTACATTTGTCGCTTCACTGGCGTCTATGGTGGGGTTTCGGGTAATTGTCATCGACGATCGTAAAGAGTTTGCCAATAGAGAAAGATTTAAACAGGCGGATGAATTGATCGTCCTTCCGTTTTCAGATGTTTTTGAAAAAATACATATTTCTTCCTCATCTTACATTGTAATCATTACCCGGGGACATATCCAGGATCTGAATGTCCTTAGGGAAGCGCTGAAAAGGTCAGATGGGTATATCGGAATGATCGGAAGCAAGCGAAAAAGGGAAAAAATCTACCAGGCGCTTATGGAAGAAGGGGTTTCAGATGAAAGATTGAAGCAGGTTCATTCCCCCATCGGGTTGGATATCGATGCGGAGACCCCTGAGGAAATCGCGGTCAGCATCGTGGCGGAATTGATCCAGGCAAGGGCATCATCTGATCGAGACCCTTGA
- a CDS encoding nucleotidyltransferase family protein codes for MTTDIEELYPVTWKKPTAGIILAAGISERFGTPKQLVKIKGSYMIEHVIRASLDSNLHRIFLVLGHQQNRIYKAVAKNIKRFHNSRLEIVSNRHYRQGMSSSIRAGLSSAGNAFGSVMFLLGDQPMVDSRLINLMLNRFYQSDKNICAPVYKGKRGNPTIFSSKFFNLLLRIEGDSGGRDIIMASPDDMLTIDTDSPACVYDIDTLSDLEELKTIV; via the coding sequence TTGACAACCGATATAGAGGAACTTTATCCGGTGACCTGGAAAAAACCGACAGCAGGAATTATCCTGGCAGCTGGGATTTCAGAAAGGTTTGGAACACCCAAACAGTTAGTAAAAATAAAGGGAAGTTACATGATTGAACATGTGATCCGTGCTTCCCTTGATTCGAATCTTCACCGGATCTTTCTTGTTCTCGGCCACCAGCAAAATAGAATCTATAAAGCAGTGGCGAAAAATATTAAGCGTTTTCATAACAGCCGGCTTGAAATTGTCAGCAACCGCCACTACCGGCAGGGAATGAGCAGCTCCATCCGTGCAGGGCTATCTTCAGCCGGCAATGCATTCGGATCGGTTATGTTCCTGCTGGGAGATCAGCCCATGGTAGATTCCCGCTTAATCAATCTCATGCTTAACCGATTTTACCAATCTGATAAGAACATCTGTGCGCCCGTATATAAGGGAAAAAGGGGAAACCCCACTATTTTCAGCAGTAAATTTTTTAATCTTCTGTTACGAATTGAGGGAGACTCCGGCGGCAGAGATATTATTATGGCCAGTCCCGATGACATGCTTACCATAGATACTGATTCGCCTGCCTGCGTTTATGATATTGATACTCTTAGTGATTTAGAAGAATTAAAAACAATTGTTTAG